The following proteins come from a genomic window of Gordonia westfalica:
- a CDS encoding helix-turn-helix domain-containing protein has translation MVARQYVGLTQGELADALGVTTATVQRAESGQTKPRRTTYMAWSMATGVDLHWLEKGHAPPPDGDGACELCAIRDSNPEPAD, from the coding sequence ATGGTCGCGCGGCAGTACGTCGGCCTGACCCAGGGCGAATTAGCCGACGCCCTGGGGGTCACCACAGCCACCGTGCAGCGCGCCGAGAGCGGACAGACCAAGCCTCGCCGAACGACTTACATGGCGTGGTCGATGGCCACCGGCGTCGATCTGCATTGGCTGGAAAAGGGTCACGCCCCGCCACCTGACGGTGACGGGGCGTGCGAGTTGTGCGCCATCAGGGACTCGAACCCCGAACCCGCTGATTAA
- a CDS encoding DUF3618 domain-containing protein → MAGDTERIEQEIAKAREDLASTLDALAERANPQRLADDAKSKALATLQKPAVMYSIAGVGALVLVLVVRKITS, encoded by the coding sequence GTGGCCGGAGACACCGAACGTATCGAGCAGGAGATCGCCAAGGCCCGTGAGGACCTTGCCAGCACGCTCGACGCGCTCGCCGAACGTGCCAACCCGCAGCGCCTGGCCGACGACGCCAAGTCCAAGGCGCTGGCGACGCTGCAGAAGCCTGCGGTCATGTACTCGATCGCCGGTGTGGGTGCGCTGGTGCTCGTGCTCGTGGTCCGCAAGATCACGAGCTGA